A region of the Candidatus Methylomirabilis oxygeniifera genome:
CGCACCCGATCCCCACACAGCCCGGAATGCCCTCCAAGCGGTGTTCGATGGAAGAGGCACGCATTCTCTTCCCTCCCAGATTTCCGATCCGCCACCCTCATGGACTGGGTCATATACCGCCACTGCAAGAGAGCTCACACTCACTCACATGACTATAGAAGACGGCACCAGGCTTCTTCATCAATTTTGGGCCAAAGTTTTTCCATGAGGTAAGAGTATGGCGAGACGCAGAAGAGAAGAGACCTCAGTGCCGCTGACAGCAAAGGCACAACTGTCAGCGGCTACCAAGAGAGCACGGGATATCATGCGCAAGGACGCCGGACTGAACGGCGACCTGGATCGCATTCCCCAGCTCTCCTGGATCATGTTCTTGAAATGCTTCGACGACCTTGAGCAACGTCGCGAGGTGACGGAGAAGAAGTATCGGCTCGCAATCGAGCCACCCTACCGGTGGCGTGACTGGGCAGGCAACCCGGACAAGGGACTGACAGGAGAGTCGCTTCTCAAGTTCATCAACGACGAGCTGTTCCCATATCTGCGGAGCCTCACGGGAACGGTGGCAGGGGATGCAAGAGACGTTCTGGCGGCTGTCTTCAAGGAAACCTATAACCGAATGCTTTCCGGATACCTCCTGCGGGATGTCGTGAATCTGGTCAACCGGCTCAATTTTAATTCTTCTGACGACATCCACACACTGGCCCACCTGTACGAGTCGATGCTCCGCGAGATGCGAGACGCGGCGGGGGACTCCGGCGAATTCTACACGCCCAGGCCAGTCATTCGGCTTATTGTGCAGCAGGTAAACCCTCGCCTGGGAGAGAGGGTGCTGGACCCGGCGGCGGGGACCGGCGGCTTTCTTGTGGAGTCCTACGAACACCTGAAGGCCCAGGTGAAAAGCGTGGAGGATCGACGGCGCCTTCAGGAGGATACGCTTTTCGGAATCGAAAAGAAGCCGATGCCATACCTGCTTGGGATGATGAACCTCCTGCTTCACGGCCTGGACCGCCCGAATCTGCTCCGCGACAACGCCTTGAGGAACCCGCTCGTCCAGATCACCGACAGCGGCGCACGCTATCACGTGATCATGACAAACCCACCCTTTGGTGGTGAGGAGGAGAAGGGTGTCCAGGACAACTTTCCGGATGCCACTCGCACCTCGGAAACCGCCCTCCTCTTCCTGCAATTCATCATGCGTAGTCTCAAGCGCGGGGGTCGCTGCGGTATGGTCGTCCCCAACGGCACGCTCTTCGGTGATGGCGTCTGCGCCCGCGTCAAAAAGGAGCTTCTCGAACACTTCAACCTGCACACGATCGTCCGCCTCCCCAACGGGGTCTTCGCGCCCTATACCTCTATCCCCACCAACCTGCTCTTTTTCGACCGCTCCGGTCCCACGAAGGAGATCTGGTATTACGAGCAACCGCTGCCCGAGGGCCGGAAAAACTACACGAAAACCCAGCCTCTTCAGTTTGAGGAGTTCGCTCCTTGCGTGGCCTGGTGGAAGAACCGTGAGGAGAATGACCGTGCCTGGAAGGTTTCGATCAACAATGTGCTGAAGTATGACAAGAATAGTAATCTTATCTCCGCCAACCTCGACATCAAGAACCCGAATGGCAAGCGGGACTTCGAGCATTTGCCACCGGAGCAACTGGCCGATGACATTTTGAAGAAAGAGCAGCAGATTCTAGAGATCATGGCGGAGATTAAGCAGACGCTGGCGAGGGCAGGGTGACGAACAAGGGCTTCCCAATGGTGCCGCTGGCACGAGTTATTGGGCACCGTAAGGAGTTCATAACAGTCGACGATTTGGAAACCTATAAACGATGCCGTGTGCAACTCCACGCCCAGGGTATCGTTTTGCGAGACATCGTCTCTGGTTCGGAGATCAAGACCAAGAAGCAACAGGTCTGTCGGGCAGGTGAGTTCCTAGTGGCAGAGATCGATGCCAAGGTTGGGGGTTTCGGAATCGTTCCCGATGATCTTGATGGAGCCATTGTCAGCAACCACTACTTTCTCTTCCAAATTGATCATACGGTATTGGACTGTCGATTCTTGGACTTCTTCATCCGTACGCCAACGTTTCGTGATCAGGTAGCAGCCCAAGGATCGACCAACTACGCGGCCATTCGCCCCAATGATGTGCTTGGCTACAAGATTTCACTACCTCCCCTGGAGGAGCAGTGGAGACTTGTGGCGCGGATCGAAGAACTGGCCGCCAAGATCGAGCAAGCCAGGGACCTTCGACGTGAGGCGGTGGAAGAGGCGGGAGCACTGCTCTCTGCTGCGAGCAGGAATTTATTTGTTTCGGACGGTCTCAAAGCCCCACGGGGCCGACTCGAACACTTCGCTACGCGCATTACGAAAGGCGAATCTCCTGAATGGCAGGGTTTTACGTATCAAGAGTTAGGTCCCGTGTTTGTCCGCAGTGAAAATGTCGGCTGGGGCACATTGGACCTTTCCCGGCGGACATGCATTCCTGAGGAATTTCACCATAAGTTGAAACGCTCCCAGTTACAACCAGGAGATGTCCTGATAAATCTTGTCGGTGCGTCGATCGGGCGCTCTTGCGTTGTTCCTGCAGATCTCGGGGAAGCGAATGTGAACCAAGCCGTTGCGGTTATTTCTCCAGATTCTCGGCAGCTAGACAGCAATTTTCTGATGCATTTTCTAATCAGCGCACCGGCTCAAACTACTATTCACAGCGGGAAGGTTGAGACTGCACGTCCAAACATTTCCCTGGGAGATCTTCGAAATTTGATTCTGCCGGTCCCGCCCCTCTTCGAGCAGCAGCGCATCGTCGCGTACCTGGACAACTTGTGGGCGAAGGTTGACGCTCTGAAGCGCTTGCAGGCCGCGACCAACCCTGAACTTGGCGCGTTGCTCCCTTCCGTCCTCGACAAGGCTTTCAAGGGGGAACTCTGAGTGGCTGCTGACTACACATCACGGCAAGGGCAGTTTCTCGCCTTCATTTACTACTACACCAAGGTAAACGGGCGGCCGCCTGCCGAAACCGACATGCAGTGGTACTTCCGGGTCACGCCCCCTTCAGTGCATCAGATGGTCATCAAGCTGGAGGAGCGGGGACACATCGCTCGGGTGCCAGGACAGGGGCGATCAATACGTTTGCTGCTCCCCCGTGAACAATTACCCGACTTAGAGTAATCCAATCTGCGGCACATCACGCCCGACCAGATAGGGAGAGGAGAGACACGGCTTTCAAACAACATCAAAGGACTTGCCGGAGTAGGGGTAATCATCTATATTCACTTCCATGAGCGACGCAGTAGAAACGTTTCGCTTCGTCGCCACTCACAACTAAAGGGAGTCTGGTGCTAGGCTGCGAGCGAGTACAGGCACGGGGTAGAGGCGATCGTTGGGCTGCGGCTCTTATGGCCCTCGCTATCGGCTTTCTGCTGCTGGCTCCTGATCCGCACGATCATGGCGATGCCGCCTCACTCGGTGGTCTGCTTCGGCTGCTGCTACCCGGTTCGAGCCAAGCCGCTGATCCTCATCCGTCTCACGACGCGCCTCAGCCGGAGGCAAACGGGTCCTGTGCGATCCATTTCTGGCACCAAGTCGCCGCGACCGGCCTCCTCTTCGCGCTCCTGCTGCGATTCTTCCTCAGCTCACTTTTCAGCACTCCCTCATTCGTCACAGTTCTCTCCATCACACATCTCGAATCCTTTCACGGCCGCGCCCCACCTATTTTTTCCTAATACCCGATTCGTTCTAACCTGTAGACGGTAAGCCCGGGATATCCTTATCTCTACGGCTACCTTTCCGTGCGGGGTGGTCCAGCCCCCGTCAAATGCCGTCGTCTTTCTGAGGAGGAACAATCGATGTGTACCCTCTCCATTAAGCGGCTAGGCCTGATTACGTTGACGTTCTTAGCCGCATTGATTATCGAAACTGGAGCTACATGGGCGCAGGTCAAGAATCCAGAGTTAGAAGCCCTCGTCAAAGAGGTTGCAGAGCTTCGCCGGCGTGATGCCGAGAAGGAGAAGAAGCTGGAGAAGCTTCAGCGTGAGATTGAAGCGATGCGATCTCAGTTGCCAACAGCGGAAAAACCCGCGACCTCTGAAGCGGCCCTCGAGAAGGCTTTGAAGGGCACAGAGGCGCCGTCGCCGGAATCGGCACTTGACAAGGCAGTACGGGCGCTTGAGACGCCCGCTCTTCAGCCCGTCACGCCCGATCTCTTCTCCCGTCAGGTCGGTGGCAGTACCTTCCGGCTGATCGACCTCTCGCTGGATGGGCTATTCGCCGCAGGAACGTCTACCAAACGAGAAGCCTCGATCCGGCAGCTTGAGGGCGGTGATCACGACCCCCGTAAGCGCGGCTTTACGGTTCAGAACGTTGAGCTGTCACTGGCAGGCGCCGTGGACCCGTACCTGACGGGCGAGGCCCATATCGTCTATAAGATCGACCCCGAGGTCGGCGATACCCATATCGAATTGGAGGAAGCCTTCTTTACGACGCAAGCACTCCCGTATGGACTGCAACTCAAAGGCGGCCATTTTTTCACCGAGTTCGGTCAGATCAACCCCCAGCATCCGCATCAGTGGCACTGGATGGATCAACCGGTTATCAATACGCGGCTGTTCGGTCCCGATGGGATGCGCGCGCCAGGCGTTCGGTTAGGATGGCTGACGCCGCTTCCCTGGTACTCTGAATTGCAGTTCGGGGTCCAGAACGCGAACGGCGAAACCATGTCGAGCTTTCTGGCCAACGAGGAGTTCTTCGAGGAGCGGCCGATCGGCGGTCGTCCGTTTGTCGAGCGTGATGTCAGGAATCTTGGGGATCTCACATATCTTACCCGTTGGGTGAACT
Encoded here:
- the hsdM gene encoding Type I restriction enzyme EcoEI M protein (M.EcoEI), which encodes MARRRREETSVPLTAKAQLSAATKRARDIMRKDAGLNGDLDRIPQLSWIMFLKCFDDLEQRREVTEKKYRLAIEPPYRWRDWAGNPDKGLTGESLLKFINDELFPYLRSLTGTVAGDARDVLAAVFKETYNRMLSGYLLRDVVNLVNRLNFNSSDDIHTLAHLYESMLREMRDAAGDSGEFYTPRPVIRLIVQQVNPRLGERVLDPAAGTGGFLVESYEHLKAQVKSVEDRRRLQEDTLFGIEKKPMPYLLGMMNLLLHGLDRPNLLRDNALRNPLVQITDSGARYHVIMTNPPFGGEEEKGVQDNFPDATRTSETALLFLQFIMRSLKRGGRCGMVVPNGTLFGDGVCARVKKELLEHFNLHTIVRLPNGVFAPYTSIPTNLLFFDRSGPTKEIWYYEQPLPEGRKNYTKTQPLQFEEFAPCVAWWKNREENDRAWKVSINNVLKYDKNSNLISANLDIKNPNGKRDFEHLPPEQLADDILKKEQQILEIMAEIKQTLARAG
- a CDS encoding putative Restriction endonuclease S subunits (Evidence 3 : Function proposed based on presence of conserved amino acid motif, structural feature or limited homology), which encodes MVPLARVIGHRKEFITVDDLETYKRCRVQLHAQGIVLRDIVSGSEIKTKKQQVCRAGEFLVAEIDAKVGGFGIVPDDLDGAIVSNHYFLFQIDHTVLDCRFLDFFIRTPTFRDQVAAQGSTNYAAIRPNDVLGYKISLPPLEEQWRLVARIEELAAKIEQARDLRREAVEEAGALLSAASRNLFVSDGLKAPRGRLEHFATRITKGESPEWQGFTYQELGPVFVRSENVGWGTLDLSRRTCIPEEFHHKLKRSQLQPGDVLINLVGASIGRSCVVPADLGEANVNQAVAVISPDSRQLDSNFLMHFLISAPAQTTIHSGKVETARPNISLGDLRNLILPVPPLFEQQRIVAYLDNLWAKVDALKRLQAATNPELGALLPSVLDKAFKGEL
- a CDS encoding conserved protein of unknown function (Evidence 4 : Homologs of previously reported genes of unknown function) is translated as MAADYTSRQGQFLAFIYYYTKVNGRPPAETDMQWYFRVTPPSVHQMVIKLEERGHIARVPGQGRSIRLLLPREQLPDLE
- a CDS encoding protein of unknown function (Evidence 5 : No homology to any previously reported sequences); translated protein: MALAIGFLLLAPDPHDHGDAASLGGLLRLLLPGSSQAADPHPSHDAPQPEANGSCAIHFWHQVAATGLLFALLLRFFLSSLFSTPSFVTVLSITHLESFHGRAPPIFS
- a CDS encoding conserved exported protein of unknown function (Evidence 4 : Homologs of previously reported genes of unknown function), which encodes MCTLSIKRLGLITLTFLAALIIETGATWAQVKNPELEALVKEVAELRRRDAEKEKKLEKLQREIEAMRSQLPTAEKPATSEAALEKALKGTEAPSPESALDKAVRALETPALQPVTPDLFSRQVGGSTFRLIDLSLDGLFAAGTSTKREASIRQLEGGDHDPRKRGFTVQNVELSLAGAVDPYLTGEAHIVYKIDPEVGDTHIELEEAFFTTQALPYGLQLKGGHFFTEFGQINPQHPHQWHWMDQPVINTRLFGPDGMRAPGVRLGWLTPLPWYSELQFGVQNANGETMSSFLANEEFFEERPIGGRPFVERDVRNLGDLTYLTRWVNSWNISETVTTKFGASGLFGANATGSDGHTRIYGADLKLTWRQIANFRGWPFFLWQSEAMGRDYVADRFSDDTISLPRKTLRDWGFYTQALYGFSYGWAAGLRYEYASGTGASVLVYDGRKNDPFRDDRHRISPLFAWQPSEFSRIRLQYNYDRADHLQHHNAHSVWLGIEFMYGAHAAHKY